In a genomic window of Punica granatum isolate Tunisia-2019 chromosome 6, ASM765513v2, whole genome shotgun sequence:
- the LOC116210943 gene encoding uncharacterized protein LOC116210943 isoform X3, which translates to MGNSDPVHRVLCIGTADTKLEELRLLSDSVKSSLSNFSAASRFKVEVSIVDVSAGPVEIEGVEGFPFVSRKELLSCYFELLDRSPSPLPSDRGEAVAVMSKALECFLKRSLSDCVLVGAIGIGGSGGTSLISTAFKVLQLGLPKLIVSTVASGQTEPYIGSSDLVLFPSVVDVCGINSVSRVVLSNAGAAFAGMVVGRLHKCRESAEATTKPTVGITMFGVTTPCVNAVKERLTKEGFETLVFHATGVGGKAMESLVREGFIQGVLDLTTTEVADYIVGGVMACEGSRFDAMIEKGVPLVLSVGALDMVNFGAKETIRSTFQHRKIHVHNKQVSLMRTTVDENKKFAEFIANKLNKSSSKVRVCLPENGISALDAPEKPFYDPEATATLIRELKNRIKITDDQQIKVLPLHINDPEFANSIVDSFLEISKDLKDSTLRVAKSGSDHDINEKYETCTVPSSSWSSIYSPSDFPDARPETLKRTREILQQLQEQIKRRIPIIGAGAGTGISAKFEEAGGVDLIVLYNSGRFRMAGRGSLAGLLPYADANAVVLEMANEVLPVVESVPVLAGVCGTDPFRRMDYFLKQVESIGFCGVQNFPTMGLFDGNFRQNLEETGMGYGLLN; encoded by the exons ATGGGAAATTCGGACCCAGTTCACAGAGTCCTCTGCATCGGAACGGCCGATACGAAGCTGGAGGAGCTGCGTCTCCTCTCCGACTCGGTGAAATCCAGTCTCAGTAATTTCTCCGCCGCCTCTCGTTTCAAG GTTGAAGTGTCCATTGTTGATGTATCAGCTGGGCCGGTCGAGATCGAGGGTGTTGAAGGATTCCCATTTGTTTCGAGAAAGGAACTGCTGTCCTGCTACTTTGAATTGCTTGACAGAAGCCCGTCCCCTCTTCCAAGCGATAGAGGGGAGGCGGTGGCCGTTATGAGCAAAGCCCTTGAGTGTTTCTTGAAACGTAGTCTCAGTGATTGCGTCCTAGTGGGAGCTATTGGAATCGGAGGAAGTGGAGGAACGTCCCTTATTTCGACAGCATTTAAAGTTCTCCAGTTGGGGTTGCCTAAATTGATAGTTTCGACAGTGGCGAGCGGGCAGACTGAACCATATATTGGGTCTTCAGACCTGGTGTTGTTTCCTTCGGTGGTGGATGTGTGTGGGATCAACAGTGTGAGCAGGGTGGTCTTGTCCAATGCTGGTGCTGCCTTTGCTGGGATGGTGGTGGGAAGACTGCATAAGTGTAGGGAGTCTGCTGAAGCAACTACGAAACCGACGGTTGGTATTACTATGTTTGGGGTTACCACACCTTGTGTAAATGCTGTCAAGGAGAGGTTGACTAAGGAAGGTTTCGAGACTTTGGTTTTTCATGCTACTGGGGTCGGAGGCAAGGCAATGGAGTCTCTGGTTCGTGAGGGATTTATACAG GGTGTGTTGGATCTCACAACAACTGAGGTTGCTGATTATATAGTTGGTGGTGTCATGGCTTGTGAAGGTTCTCGTTTTGATGCCATGATAGAGAAGGGGGTGCCTTTAGTACTGAGTGTCGGTGCACTAGACATGGTCAACTTTGGAGCTAAAGAGACCATACGATCTACTTTTCAGCACAGGAAGATCCATGTACATAATAAGCAG GTTTCACTTATGCGAACCACGGTTGATGAGAATAAGAAGTTCGCCGAATTCATTGCAAACAAATTGAACAAATCGTCATCTAAAGTTCGTGTTTGCCTCCCAGAAAATGGCATTTCTGCTTTAGATGCACCTGAGAAGCCATTTTATGATCCTGAAGCTACAGCCACTCTTATCAGAGAACTAAAGAATCGCATCAAGATCACTGATGATCAGCAG ATAAAAGTGCTTCCTCTTCATATTAATGACCCCGAATTTGCAAACTCTATTGTCGATTCATTCTTAGAGATCAGCAAGGATCTAAAAGACTCCACTCTACGAGTTGCTAAATCTGGTTCTGATCATGACATCAATGAGAAATATGAGACTTGTACTGTTCCTTCGAGCTCCTGGTCAAGTATTTACTCCCCAAGTGACTTCCCAGATGCTAGACCAG AGACTCTGAAAAGAACTCGAGAAATATTGCAGCAGCTGCAAGAACAAATAAAGAGGAGGATTCCAATAATTGGGGCTGGTGCAGGGACGGGGATCTCGGCAAAGTTTGAAGAAGCAGGTGGTGTTGATTTGATAGTCCTGTATAACTCAGGCCGTTTTCGCATGGCTGGAAGGGGTTCCTTGGCAGGTTTATTACCTTATGCTGATGCAAATGCTGTTGTGCTCGAAATGGCAAACGAAGTTTTACCA GTTGTCGAGTCTGTACCTGTTCTTGC
- the LOC116210943 gene encoding uncharacterized protein LOC116210943 isoform X2 produces the protein MGNSDPVHRVLCIGTADTKLEELRLLSDSVKSSLSNFSAASRFKVEVSIVDVSAGPVEIEGVEGFPFVSRKELLSCYFELLDRSPSPLPSDRGEAVAVMSKALECFLKRSLSDCVLVGAIGIGGSGGTSLISTAFKVLQLGLPKLIVSTVASGQTEPYIGSSDLVLFPSVVDVCGINSVSRVVLSNAGAAFAGMVVGRLHKCRESAEATTKPTVGITMFGVTTPCVNAVKERLTKEGFETLVFHATGVGGKAMESLVREGFIQGVLDLTTTEVADYIVGGVMACEGSRFDAMIEKGVPLVLSVGALDMVNFGAKETIRSTFQHRKIHVHNKQVSLMRTTVDENKKFAEFIANKLNKSSSKVRVCLPENGISALDAPEKPFYDPEATATLIRELKNRIKITDDQQIKVLPLHINDPEFANSIVDSFLEISKDLKDSTLRVAKSGSDHDINEKYETCTVPSSSWSSIYSPSDFPDARPETLKRTREILQQLQEQIKRRIPIIGAGAGTGISAKFEEAGGVDLIVLYNSGRFRMAGRGSLAGLLPYADANAVVLEMANEVLPVVESVPVLAGVCGTDPFRRMDYFLKQVESIGFCGVQNFPTMGLFDGNFRQNLEETGMGYGSAC, from the exons ATGGGAAATTCGGACCCAGTTCACAGAGTCCTCTGCATCGGAACGGCCGATACGAAGCTGGAGGAGCTGCGTCTCCTCTCCGACTCGGTGAAATCCAGTCTCAGTAATTTCTCCGCCGCCTCTCGTTTCAAG GTTGAAGTGTCCATTGTTGATGTATCAGCTGGGCCGGTCGAGATCGAGGGTGTTGAAGGATTCCCATTTGTTTCGAGAAAGGAACTGCTGTCCTGCTACTTTGAATTGCTTGACAGAAGCCCGTCCCCTCTTCCAAGCGATAGAGGGGAGGCGGTGGCCGTTATGAGCAAAGCCCTTGAGTGTTTCTTGAAACGTAGTCTCAGTGATTGCGTCCTAGTGGGAGCTATTGGAATCGGAGGAAGTGGAGGAACGTCCCTTATTTCGACAGCATTTAAAGTTCTCCAGTTGGGGTTGCCTAAATTGATAGTTTCGACAGTGGCGAGCGGGCAGACTGAACCATATATTGGGTCTTCAGACCTGGTGTTGTTTCCTTCGGTGGTGGATGTGTGTGGGATCAACAGTGTGAGCAGGGTGGTCTTGTCCAATGCTGGTGCTGCCTTTGCTGGGATGGTGGTGGGAAGACTGCATAAGTGTAGGGAGTCTGCTGAAGCAACTACGAAACCGACGGTTGGTATTACTATGTTTGGGGTTACCACACCTTGTGTAAATGCTGTCAAGGAGAGGTTGACTAAGGAAGGTTTCGAGACTTTGGTTTTTCATGCTACTGGGGTCGGAGGCAAGGCAATGGAGTCTCTGGTTCGTGAGGGATTTATACAG GGTGTGTTGGATCTCACAACAACTGAGGTTGCTGATTATATAGTTGGTGGTGTCATGGCTTGTGAAGGTTCTCGTTTTGATGCCATGATAGAGAAGGGGGTGCCTTTAGTACTGAGTGTCGGTGCACTAGACATGGTCAACTTTGGAGCTAAAGAGACCATACGATCTACTTTTCAGCACAGGAAGATCCATGTACATAATAAGCAG GTTTCACTTATGCGAACCACGGTTGATGAGAATAAGAAGTTCGCCGAATTCATTGCAAACAAATTGAACAAATCGTCATCTAAAGTTCGTGTTTGCCTCCCAGAAAATGGCATTTCTGCTTTAGATGCACCTGAGAAGCCATTTTATGATCCTGAAGCTACAGCCACTCTTATCAGAGAACTAAAGAATCGCATCAAGATCACTGATGATCAGCAG ATAAAAGTGCTTCCTCTTCATATTAATGACCCCGAATTTGCAAACTCTATTGTCGATTCATTCTTAGAGATCAGCAAGGATCTAAAAGACTCCACTCTACGAGTTGCTAAATCTGGTTCTGATCATGACATCAATGAGAAATATGAGACTTGTACTGTTCCTTCGAGCTCCTGGTCAAGTATTTACTCCCCAAGTGACTTCCCAGATGCTAGACCAG AGACTCTGAAAAGAACTCGAGAAATATTGCAGCAGCTGCAAGAACAAATAAAGAGGAGGATTCCAATAATTGGGGCTGGTGCAGGGACGGGGATCTCGGCAAAGTTTGAAGAAGCAGGTGGTGTTGATTTGATAGTCCTGTATAACTCAGGCCGTTTTCGCATGGCTGGAAGGGGTTCCTTGGCAGGTTTATTACCTTATGCTGATGCAAATGCTGTTGTGCTCGAAATGGCAAACGAAGTTTTACCA GTTGTCGAGTCTGTACCTGTTCTTGC